One window of the Populus nigra chromosome 4, ddPopNigr1.1, whole genome shotgun sequence genome contains the following:
- the LOC133691108 gene encoding auxin response factor 18-like isoform X2 — translation MAHAERGCDDLYTELWKACAGPLVDVPKDGERVFYFPQGHMEQLEASTNQELNQQIPRFNLPPKILCRVVNIQLLAEQDTDEVYAQITLHPEVDQTEPTSPDPCPPEPAKPTIHSFCKILTASDTSTHGGFSVLRKHATECLPPLDMSQATPTQELAARDLHGFEWRFKHIFRGQPRRHLLTTGWSTFVTSKRLVAGDAFVFLRGHNRELRVGVRRLARQQSSIPSSVISSQSMHLGVLATASHAVLTQTLFVVYYKPRTNQYIIGLNKYLEAVKNGFSVGMRFKMRFEGEDSPERRFTGTIVGVGDISPEWSGSIWRSLKIQWDEPATIQRPERVSPWDIEPFAAPASPNLTQQVMKNKRPRPTDIPTSAASSFWYHGSTQSHELAQLGSNIEVQSSESHVWSMRQKEIDSNLLNNSSSCNTRARPEGIWPSSPNMNVSLNFFPDSVGDNNFATTRSIISGFSSPTSSRQSNCLINEQVEKGRKYENSVGCRLFGIDLTSNSGSSAPPEKEPGYPIVDSNGTKGLVPAASEAERAQTMEVSMYSKEQKQVLSEAMVKESQSKQGSTTSMRTRTKVQMQGIAVGRALDLTVMKGYRDLIYELEKMFEIEGELSTPKKWAVVFTDDEGDMMLVGDDPWPEFCKMVKKIFIYSCDEVKNTGTRCKLPASSFEGEETVVSMDSDHRSDA, via the exons ATGGCTCATGCTGAAAGAG GATGTGATGATCTGTATACAGAGCTATGGAAGGCATGTGCAGGGCCATTGGTGGATGTCCCAAAGGATGGAGAGAGAGTTTTTTACTTTCCTCAAGGTCACATGGAACAA TTAGAAGCATCAACAAATCAAGAACTGAATCAGCAAATCCCACGGTTTAATCTTCCACCTAAGATCCTCTGTCGTGTTGTAAACATTCAACTGCTG gcTGAACAAGACACGGATGAAGTTTATGCTCAGATTACTCTGCACCCAGAAGTAGAT CAAACCGAACCTACAAGTCCTGACCCTTGTCCACCTGAGCCGGCAAAGCCAACAATTCATTCCTTTTGCAAAATTTTAACAGCTTCTGATACTAGCACCCATGGAGGCTTCTCTGTTCTCAGAAAGCATGCCACTGAATGCTTGCCTCCTTTG GACATGAGCCAAGCAACACCAACTCAGGAACTGGCTGCCAGAGATCTTCATGGCTTTGAGTGGCGGTTCAAGCATATATTTAGAG GTCAACCGCGAAGGCATTTACTTACAACAGGATGGAGCACATTTGTCACTTCCAAAAGGCTGGTTGCAGGAGATGCTTTTGTGTTTCTTAG AGGTCATAATAGGGAATTGCGAGTTGGAGTTCGGCGTCTTGCTCGGCAGCAAAGCTCCATTCCATCATCGGTGATATCCAGCCAAAGCATGCACTTAGGAGTGCTTGCTACTGCCTCTCATGCTGTTTTGACACAGACCCTCTTTGTTGTGTACTACAAGCCAAG GACAAACCAGTATATCATTGGGCTGAACAAATATCTGGAGGCTGTTAAGAATGGATTTTCCGTAGGTATGCGCTTCAAGATGAGATTTGAGGGAGAGGATTCTCCTGAGAGAAG GTTCACAGGAACTATAGTTGGAGTTGGAGATATTTCTCCAGAGTGGTCTGGCTCTATATGGCGGTCTTTGAAG ATTCAATGGGATGAACCAGCAACTATTCAAAGGCCAGAGAGAGTTTCTCCATGGGACATAGAGCCTTTTGCAGCCCCTGCTTCCCCAAATCTTACTCAACAGGTGATGAAGAACAAAAGGCCTAGACCTACAGATATTCCTACATCTG CTGCTTCATCTTTCTGGTATCATGGATCAACCCAATCCCACGAGTTAGCCCAACTGGGGAGTAATATTGAAGTCCAAAGCTCTGAAAGCCATGTCTGGTCTATGAGGCAGAAGGAAATTGATAGCAATCTCCTCAATAATAGCAGTAGCTGCAACACAAGGGCCCGACCAGAAGGAATCTGGCCTTCTTCACCTAACATGAATGTCTCTCTCAACTTTTTTCCGGATTCCGTGGGGGACAATAATTTTGCTACAACACGGTCAATTATCTCCGGTTTTTCCTCTCCTACATCATCAAGGCAAAGCAATTGCCTGATAAATGAGCAGGTGGAGAAGGGGAGAAAGTATGAGAACTCTGTAGGTTGCCGGTTGTTTGGAATTGATCTGACAAGTAACTCCGGTAGTTCTGCTCCTCCAGAGAAGGAGCCTGGATATCCAATTGTTGATTCTAATGGCACCAAAGGACTTGTTCCAGCTGCAAGTGAGGCTGAGAGGGCCCAAACAATGGAAGTATCAATGTACTCAAAAGAACAGAAGCAAGTTTTATCAGAGGCGATGGTAAAGGAGTCACAAAGCAAGCAAGGCTCCACAACCTCCATGAGAACTCGTACTAAG GTGCAAATGCAAGGGATTGCTGTTGGCCGTGCTCTTGATTTAACTGTGATGAAAGGATACAGGGATCTTATATATGAGCTGGAGAAGATGTTTGAAATCGAAGGAGAACTCTCCACACCCAAAAAATGGGCTGTTGTGTTTACAGATGATGAGGGTGATATGATGCTTGTGGGTGATGATCCATGGCC GGAGTTCTGTAAGATGGTGAAGAAGATATTCATCTATTCATGTGATGAAGTGAAGAATACGGGCACAAGATGCAAGCTTCCAGCATCTTCTTTTGAGGGTGAAGAGACTGTTGTAAGCATGGACTCGGACCATAGGTCTGATGCATGA
- the LOC133691108 gene encoding auxin response factor 18-like isoform X3, producing the protein MAHAERELWKACAGPLVDVPKDGERVFYFPQGHMEQLEASTNQELNQQIPRFNLPPKILCRVVNIQLLAEQDTDEVYAQITLHPEVDQTEPTSPDPCPPEPAKPTIHSFCKILTASDTSTHGGFSVLRKHATECLPPLDMSQATPTQELAARDLHGFEWRFKHIFRGQPRRHLLTTGWSTFVTSKRLVAGDAFVFLRGHNRELRVGVRRLARQQSSIPSSVISSQSMHLGVLATASHAVLTQTLFVVYYKPRTNQYIIGLNKYLEAVKNGFSVGMRFKMRFEGEDSPERRFTGTIVGVGDISPEWSGSIWRSLKIQWDEPATIQRPERVSPWDIEPFAAPASPNLTQQVMKNKRPRPTDIPTSVITPNSAASSFWYHGSTQSHELAQLGSNIEVQSSESHVWSMRQKEIDSNLLNNSSSCNTRARPEGIWPSSPNMNVSLNFFPDSVGDNNFATTRSIISGFSSPTSSRQSNCLINEQVEKGRKYENSVGCRLFGIDLTSNSGSSAPPEKEPGYPIVDSNGTKGLVPAASEAERAQTMEVSMYSKEQKQVLSEAMVKESQSKQGSTTSMRTRTKVQMQGIAVGRALDLTVMKGYRDLIYELEKMFEIEGELSTPKKWAVVFTDDEGDMMLVGDDPWPEFCKMVKKIFIYSCDEVKNTGTRCKLPASSFEGEETVVSMDSDHRSDA; encoded by the exons ATGGCTCATGCTGAAAGAG AGCTATGGAAGGCATGTGCAGGGCCATTGGTGGATGTCCCAAAGGATGGAGAGAGAGTTTTTTACTTTCCTCAAGGTCACATGGAACAA TTAGAAGCATCAACAAATCAAGAACTGAATCAGCAAATCCCACGGTTTAATCTTCCACCTAAGATCCTCTGTCGTGTTGTAAACATTCAACTGCTG gcTGAACAAGACACGGATGAAGTTTATGCTCAGATTACTCTGCACCCAGAAGTAGAT CAAACCGAACCTACAAGTCCTGACCCTTGTCCACCTGAGCCGGCAAAGCCAACAATTCATTCCTTTTGCAAAATTTTAACAGCTTCTGATACTAGCACCCATGGAGGCTTCTCTGTTCTCAGAAAGCATGCCACTGAATGCTTGCCTCCTTTG GACATGAGCCAAGCAACACCAACTCAGGAACTGGCTGCCAGAGATCTTCATGGCTTTGAGTGGCGGTTCAAGCATATATTTAGAG GTCAACCGCGAAGGCATTTACTTACAACAGGATGGAGCACATTTGTCACTTCCAAAAGGCTGGTTGCAGGAGATGCTTTTGTGTTTCTTAG AGGTCATAATAGGGAATTGCGAGTTGGAGTTCGGCGTCTTGCTCGGCAGCAAAGCTCCATTCCATCATCGGTGATATCCAGCCAAAGCATGCACTTAGGAGTGCTTGCTACTGCCTCTCATGCTGTTTTGACACAGACCCTCTTTGTTGTGTACTACAAGCCAAG GACAAACCAGTATATCATTGGGCTGAACAAATATCTGGAGGCTGTTAAGAATGGATTTTCCGTAGGTATGCGCTTCAAGATGAGATTTGAGGGAGAGGATTCTCCTGAGAGAAG GTTCACAGGAACTATAGTTGGAGTTGGAGATATTTCTCCAGAGTGGTCTGGCTCTATATGGCGGTCTTTGAAG ATTCAATGGGATGAACCAGCAACTATTCAAAGGCCAGAGAGAGTTTCTCCATGGGACATAGAGCCTTTTGCAGCCCCTGCTTCCCCAAATCTTACTCAACAGGTGATGAAGAACAAAAGGCCTAGACCTACAGATATTCCTACATCTG TGATTACTCCAAATTCAGCTGCTTCATCTTTCTGGTATCATGGATCAACCCAATCCCACGAGTTAGCCCAACTGGGGAGTAATATTGAAGTCCAAAGCTCTGAAAGCCATGTCTGGTCTATGAGGCAGAAGGAAATTGATAGCAATCTCCTCAATAATAGCAGTAGCTGCAACACAAGGGCCCGACCAGAAGGAATCTGGCCTTCTTCACCTAACATGAATGTCTCTCTCAACTTTTTTCCGGATTCCGTGGGGGACAATAATTTTGCTACAACACGGTCAATTATCTCCGGTTTTTCCTCTCCTACATCATCAAGGCAAAGCAATTGCCTGATAAATGAGCAGGTGGAGAAGGGGAGAAAGTATGAGAACTCTGTAGGTTGCCGGTTGTTTGGAATTGATCTGACAAGTAACTCCGGTAGTTCTGCTCCTCCAGAGAAGGAGCCTGGATATCCAATTGTTGATTCTAATGGCACCAAAGGACTTGTTCCAGCTGCAAGTGAGGCTGAGAGGGCCCAAACAATGGAAGTATCAATGTACTCAAAAGAACAGAAGCAAGTTTTATCAGAGGCGATGGTAAAGGAGTCACAAAGCAAGCAAGGCTCCACAACCTCCATGAGAACTCGTACTAAG GTGCAAATGCAAGGGATTGCTGTTGGCCGTGCTCTTGATTTAACTGTGATGAAAGGATACAGGGATCTTATATATGAGCTGGAGAAGATGTTTGAAATCGAAGGAGAACTCTCCACACCCAAAAAATGGGCTGTTGTGTTTACAGATGATGAGGGTGATATGATGCTTGTGGGTGATGATCCATGGCC GGAGTTCTGTAAGATGGTGAAGAAGATATTCATCTATTCATGTGATGAAGTGAAGAATACGGGCACAAGATGCAAGCTTCCAGCATCTTCTTTTGAGGGTGAAGAGACTGTTGTAAGCATGGACTCGGACCATAGGTCTGATGCATGA
- the LOC133691108 gene encoding auxin response factor 18-like isoform X1: MAHAERGCDDLYTELWKACAGPLVDVPKDGERVFYFPQGHMEQLEASTNQELNQQIPRFNLPPKILCRVVNIQLLAEQDTDEVYAQITLHPEVDQTEPTSPDPCPPEPAKPTIHSFCKILTASDTSTHGGFSVLRKHATECLPPLDMSQATPTQELAARDLHGFEWRFKHIFRGQPRRHLLTTGWSTFVTSKRLVAGDAFVFLRGHNRELRVGVRRLARQQSSIPSSVISSQSMHLGVLATASHAVLTQTLFVVYYKPRTNQYIIGLNKYLEAVKNGFSVGMRFKMRFEGEDSPERRFTGTIVGVGDISPEWSGSIWRSLKIQWDEPATIQRPERVSPWDIEPFAAPASPNLTQQVMKNKRPRPTDIPTSVITPNSAASSFWYHGSTQSHELAQLGSNIEVQSSESHVWSMRQKEIDSNLLNNSSSCNTRARPEGIWPSSPNMNVSLNFFPDSVGDNNFATTRSIISGFSSPTSSRQSNCLINEQVEKGRKYENSVGCRLFGIDLTSNSGSSAPPEKEPGYPIVDSNGTKGLVPAASEAERAQTMEVSMYSKEQKQVLSEAMVKESQSKQGSTTSMRTRTKVQMQGIAVGRALDLTVMKGYRDLIYELEKMFEIEGELSTPKKWAVVFTDDEGDMMLVGDDPWPEFCKMVKKIFIYSCDEVKNTGTRCKLPASSFEGEETVVSMDSDHRSDA, from the exons ATGGCTCATGCTGAAAGAG GATGTGATGATCTGTATACAGAGCTATGGAAGGCATGTGCAGGGCCATTGGTGGATGTCCCAAAGGATGGAGAGAGAGTTTTTTACTTTCCTCAAGGTCACATGGAACAA TTAGAAGCATCAACAAATCAAGAACTGAATCAGCAAATCCCACGGTTTAATCTTCCACCTAAGATCCTCTGTCGTGTTGTAAACATTCAACTGCTG gcTGAACAAGACACGGATGAAGTTTATGCTCAGATTACTCTGCACCCAGAAGTAGAT CAAACCGAACCTACAAGTCCTGACCCTTGTCCACCTGAGCCGGCAAAGCCAACAATTCATTCCTTTTGCAAAATTTTAACAGCTTCTGATACTAGCACCCATGGAGGCTTCTCTGTTCTCAGAAAGCATGCCACTGAATGCTTGCCTCCTTTG GACATGAGCCAAGCAACACCAACTCAGGAACTGGCTGCCAGAGATCTTCATGGCTTTGAGTGGCGGTTCAAGCATATATTTAGAG GTCAACCGCGAAGGCATTTACTTACAACAGGATGGAGCACATTTGTCACTTCCAAAAGGCTGGTTGCAGGAGATGCTTTTGTGTTTCTTAG AGGTCATAATAGGGAATTGCGAGTTGGAGTTCGGCGTCTTGCTCGGCAGCAAAGCTCCATTCCATCATCGGTGATATCCAGCCAAAGCATGCACTTAGGAGTGCTTGCTACTGCCTCTCATGCTGTTTTGACACAGACCCTCTTTGTTGTGTACTACAAGCCAAG GACAAACCAGTATATCATTGGGCTGAACAAATATCTGGAGGCTGTTAAGAATGGATTTTCCGTAGGTATGCGCTTCAAGATGAGATTTGAGGGAGAGGATTCTCCTGAGAGAAG GTTCACAGGAACTATAGTTGGAGTTGGAGATATTTCTCCAGAGTGGTCTGGCTCTATATGGCGGTCTTTGAAG ATTCAATGGGATGAACCAGCAACTATTCAAAGGCCAGAGAGAGTTTCTCCATGGGACATAGAGCCTTTTGCAGCCCCTGCTTCCCCAAATCTTACTCAACAGGTGATGAAGAACAAAAGGCCTAGACCTACAGATATTCCTACATCTG TGATTACTCCAAATTCAGCTGCTTCATCTTTCTGGTATCATGGATCAACCCAATCCCACGAGTTAGCCCAACTGGGGAGTAATATTGAAGTCCAAAGCTCTGAAAGCCATGTCTGGTCTATGAGGCAGAAGGAAATTGATAGCAATCTCCTCAATAATAGCAGTAGCTGCAACACAAGGGCCCGACCAGAAGGAATCTGGCCTTCTTCACCTAACATGAATGTCTCTCTCAACTTTTTTCCGGATTCCGTGGGGGACAATAATTTTGCTACAACACGGTCAATTATCTCCGGTTTTTCCTCTCCTACATCATCAAGGCAAAGCAATTGCCTGATAAATGAGCAGGTGGAGAAGGGGAGAAAGTATGAGAACTCTGTAGGTTGCCGGTTGTTTGGAATTGATCTGACAAGTAACTCCGGTAGTTCTGCTCCTCCAGAGAAGGAGCCTGGATATCCAATTGTTGATTCTAATGGCACCAAAGGACTTGTTCCAGCTGCAAGTGAGGCTGAGAGGGCCCAAACAATGGAAGTATCAATGTACTCAAAAGAACAGAAGCAAGTTTTATCAGAGGCGATGGTAAAGGAGTCACAAAGCAAGCAAGGCTCCACAACCTCCATGAGAACTCGTACTAAG GTGCAAATGCAAGGGATTGCTGTTGGCCGTGCTCTTGATTTAACTGTGATGAAAGGATACAGGGATCTTATATATGAGCTGGAGAAGATGTTTGAAATCGAAGGAGAACTCTCCACACCCAAAAAATGGGCTGTTGTGTTTACAGATGATGAGGGTGATATGATGCTTGTGGGTGATGATCCATGGCC GGAGTTCTGTAAGATGGTGAAGAAGATATTCATCTATTCATGTGATGAAGTGAAGAATACGGGCACAAGATGCAAGCTTCCAGCATCTTCTTTTGAGGGTGAAGAGACTGTTGTAAGCATGGACTCGGACCATAGGTCTGATGCATGA